The following coding sequences are from one Vibrio syngnathi window:
- a CDS encoding TonB-dependent receptor, with protein MRALRPAAVDELGNSKFKLRTLSAIIMGLCVSGQAVAATNNNNETTANEEKTTFEVTVYGEKIERSIYDTGSSVHVYDEDRIASTPGASEVDDLLQLTPNIVDSGQGNNLPSIRGVDGSGPSFGGLAAFGGSTPRLNLSIDGRSLSYSEVAFGPRSLWDMQQAEIYLGPQSYVQGRNASAGAIVLKSNDPTYDFETKVKAAIGQQDYSQTAAVISAPILEDQLAFRLSVDQQKRSSYADLTAYEPVGDPNRIEMTTARGKFLLEPAGLPGFKTTLTIAHMDTVGPQSESQQTKINRAVYETQSTSGIWDVSYDISDTLVFENNLIYTDRTYDRITDPAGRKQDFKSKGNEFQIEPLVRFDSLSEDLSGLFGLRYFKSEDDDVFEQTGSSIPMEGKNRAMSAFAEVTYLVMPSIEVVAAGRFERESKKRYVAPGRFGLDYDETSNVFLPKLEVAYKPESDQTVGIRAAKGFNSGGGGVGFNNKTWAFSSYTYEDEYVWNYEFFTRHSLLDNELELTTNVFYNDYDNFQVLETSSKGDVKVDNVDEAYTYGAELGSRWLTTSNLELLASLGLLKTSYKDHANSSKELARAPSLTASFGALYMFAENFELSGNANYTGDYFSDVENSANQSIDAYWVANAQVAYVFTNGRMSLFATNLFDSQKETFNFGGDDITKQAPRQIGGSVELYF; from the coding sequence ATGAGAGCATTACGCCCCGCGGCAGTGGATGAGCTAGGAAATAGCAAATTCAAACTACGCACTTTATCTGCAATCATCATGGGACTTTGTGTCAGTGGTCAAGCTGTTGCAGCGACAAACAATAATAATGAAACTACCGCTAACGAAGAAAAAACTACTTTTGAAGTTACCGTGTATGGCGAGAAAATAGAACGTTCGATTTATGATACGGGCTCAAGCGTGCATGTGTATGATGAAGATCGTATCGCGAGTACTCCAGGCGCATCTGAGGTCGATGACTTGCTGCAGCTAACACCAAACATTGTAGATTCAGGTCAGGGTAATAACCTACCATCGATTCGTGGTGTTGATGGTTCAGGCCCTTCATTCGGTGGTCTTGCTGCCTTTGGTGGATCTACGCCAAGGTTGAACCTTTCAATTGATGGACGTTCACTCAGCTATTCTGAAGTTGCGTTTGGCCCTCGATCTTTATGGGATATGCAGCAAGCGGAAATTTATCTTGGACCGCAAAGCTATGTTCAAGGTCGAAATGCGTCTGCGGGTGCTATCGTTTTAAAATCCAATGATCCGACTTACGATTTTGAGACCAAAGTTAAGGCTGCTATTGGTCAGCAAGACTATTCTCAAACCGCTGCGGTTATCTCGGCGCCAATACTAGAAGATCAACTGGCCTTCAGATTGAGTGTTGATCAACAAAAGCGCAGTAGTTATGCAGACCTTACTGCGTATGAACCTGTCGGTGACCCTAATCGCATTGAAATGACGACAGCTCGTGGTAAATTTTTGCTAGAGCCAGCGGGCCTTCCTGGGTTCAAAACCACGTTGACGATTGCCCATATGGATACCGTGGGACCTCAATCGGAATCTCAACAAACAAAGATCAATAGAGCTGTTTACGAAACTCAGTCAACAAGCGGCATTTGGGATGTATCTTATGACATCTCAGATACGTTAGTGTTCGAAAATAATTTGATCTACACCGATCGCACTTACGACCGAATCACTGACCCTGCAGGCAGAAAGCAGGATTTCAAATCCAAAGGTAATGAATTCCAAATAGAGCCTTTGGTTCGATTTGATTCCCTTAGCGAAGATCTCTCTGGTTTGTTTGGTTTACGCTACTTCAAATCTGAAGATGACGATGTATTTGAACAGACTGGGTCATCTATACCAATGGAAGGCAAAAACCGTGCTATGTCGGCATTCGCTGAAGTGACGTACTTGGTGATGCCGAGCATCGAAGTTGTAGCGGCAGGGCGATTCGAACGCGAAAGCAAAAAACGCTATGTTGCCCCGGGTCGTTTTGGCTTAGATTATGATGAAACATCAAATGTATTCCTTCCTAAGCTTGAAGTTGCCTATAAGCCTGAATCAGACCAAACCGTGGGTATCCGAGCAGCTAAGGGCTTTAACTCTGGAGGTGGCGGTGTTGGCTTCAATAACAAAACGTGGGCATTTTCTTCATATACGTATGAAGACGAATACGTTTGGAACTATGAATTCTTCACTCGCCATAGTCTGCTAGATAATGAACTTGAGTTAACAACTAACGTCTTCTACAACGACTACGATAATTTCCAAGTACTGGAGACTTCGTCAAAAGGTGATGTGAAAGTTGATAATGTTGATGAAGCATATACTTACGGTGCAGAACTAGGAAGCCGTTGGTTAACGACATCTAACTTAGAACTATTGGCTTCACTTGGTTTGTTGAAAACAAGCTACAAAGATCATGCTAATAGCTCAAAAGAACTCGCTCGAGCCCCTTCTTTGACGGCAAGCTTCGGTGCTTTATACATGTTTGCTGAGAATTTCGAATTGAGTGGTAATGCGAATTACACTGGAGATTACTTCAGTGACGTTGAAAACTCAGCTAACCAGAGTATTGATGCTTACTGGGTTGCAAATGCACAAGTTGCCTATGTGTTTACTAACGGACGTATGTCTTTATTCGCTACAAACTTGTTTGATTCTCAAAAAGAAACATTCAATTTCGGTGGAGATGATATTACGAAGCAAGCACCTCGCCAAATTGGTGGTTCAGTAGAATTGTACTTCTAA
- the nadA gene encoding quinolinate synthase NadA — protein MSHILDKIDTVYPFPPKPVPLSDAQKQAHIANIETLLQEKDAVLIAHYYTDPEIQALAEATGGFVGDSLEMAKFGNRHSASTLIIAGVRFMGESAKILTPEKRILMPTLEAECSLDLGCPADKFTEFCDAHPDHTVVVYANTSAAVKARADWVVTSSIALEIVESLDAEGKPIIWGPDRHLGSYIANQTGADMLLWQGECIVHDEFSADALKKMKSVYPEAAILVHPESPASVVELADAVGSTSQLIKKAKELPHPQMIVATDKGIFFKMQQLVPEKELIEAPTAGAGATCRSCAHCPWMAMNGLEAIENALENGGEQHEIFVSDELRVKSLIPLNRMLDFAEQLNVQVKGNA, from the coding sequence ATGAGTCATATACTAGATAAAATCGATACAGTTTACCCGTTTCCGCCTAAGCCAGTTCCACTGAGCGATGCTCAGAAGCAGGCCCACATCGCAAACATCGAAACACTACTTCAAGAAAAAGATGCAGTTCTAATTGCACACTACTACACAGATCCTGAAATTCAGGCTCTAGCTGAAGCAACTGGTGGTTTTGTTGGCGATTCATTAGAAATGGCTAAGTTTGGTAACCGCCATTCGGCAAGCACTTTGATCATCGCTGGCGTTCGTTTTATGGGGGAGTCTGCAAAGATTCTTACACCTGAAAAACGCATTCTAATGCCAACACTAGAAGCTGAATGTTCTCTTGACCTTGGCTGTCCTGCAGACAAATTTACAGAATTTTGTGATGCTCACCCTGATCATACAGTGGTTGTATACGCGAATACCTCTGCGGCTGTTAAGGCTCGTGCAGACTGGGTAGTTACGTCGAGCATCGCTTTAGAAATCGTTGAAAGCCTAGACGCTGAAGGCAAACCCATTATTTGGGGCCCAGACCGTCACCTAGGTTCTTACATCGCAAATCAAACTGGCGCTGACATGTTGCTTTGGCAAGGTGAGTGTATTGTTCATGATGAGTTCTCAGCTGATGCTTTGAAGAAAATGAAATCAGTATACCCAGAAGCGGCTATTTTGGTTCACCCAGAATCACCAGCAAGCGTGGTTGAACTTGCTGACGCTGTTGGTTCAACAAGTCAACTGATCAAGAAAGCAAAAGAGCTGCCTCATCCACAGATGATTGTCGCGACAGACAAAGGTATCTTCTTCAAAATGCAGCAACTGGTTCCTGAAAAAGAGCTGATTGAAGCGCCGACAGCAGGTGCCGGTGCAACTTGTCGAAGCTGCGCGCACTGTCCTTGGATGGCAATGAACGGCCTTGAAGCGATTGAAAATGCGCTTGAGAATGGTGGCGAGCAACACGAGATCTTCGTTTCTGACGAGCTACGAGTGAAGTCCCTTATCCCATTGAACCGCATGCTAGATTTTGCCGAGCAGCTTAACGTGCAAGTGAAAGGCAACGCTTAA
- a CDS encoding potassium channel protein, whose translation MIIWLQLKRWVKANIFVLNGKNLLFTFLGYVFLSWSTLYLAGETDLTNSFTTFAYYLVVTASTVGYGDLSPTTEAGRWIVILFVIPGGLSLFAALLGKVATEGVEYWRAGLLGKRRVRVENHILMLGWNEQRTIHLIRMLQHEETGKRPIVLCTRSDIENPLPGEINFVKVNSYTDGKEMEKTGIESASCILIDNPEDDITLSAALYCANRNPKAHLLVYFKDEALSDLLHQHCPNSECIPAVGAEMLAKAAVDPGSSALHQELLSSTRGMTQYSTYYPKDAEPVTVAPIFSVFKEKYKATLIAIDTGSGIELNPELDQVVSSGTKLFYIADERIDHFDWKGF comes from the coding sequence ATGATAATCTGGTTACAACTCAAACGTTGGGTCAAAGCGAATATATTTGTTTTGAATGGTAAAAACCTACTGTTTACTTTCCTCGGCTACGTGTTTTTATCGTGGTCGACATTGTATTTAGCGGGTGAAACGGACTTAACCAACTCGTTTACTACATTTGCATACTATTTAGTCGTGACGGCTTCTACGGTTGGTTATGGCGATTTGTCACCGACAACGGAAGCGGGGCGATGGATTGTTATTTTGTTTGTTATCCCTGGAGGGCTCAGCCTTTTCGCTGCTTTACTGGGTAAGGTGGCAACAGAAGGTGTTGAATATTGGCGAGCGGGCTTGTTAGGTAAAAGGAGAGTTAGAGTGGAAAACCACATTTTGATGTTGGGGTGGAATGAGCAAAGAACCATTCATCTCATCCGTATGCTGCAACATGAAGAAACGGGCAAGCGACCAATCGTATTATGTACGCGTTCAGATATCGAAAATCCGTTACCCGGTGAGATCAATTTCGTTAAGGTAAACAGCTACACCGATGGTAAAGAGATGGAGAAAACGGGCATTGAGTCAGCCAGCTGTATTCTTATTGATAACCCCGAAGACGACATCACGCTGTCTGCAGCGCTTTATTGTGCGAACCGAAACCCTAAGGCTCATCTTCTGGTTTACTTTAAAGATGAGGCGTTGAGCGATTTACTGCATCAACATTGCCCAAACTCTGAATGTATTCCGGCAGTGGGTGCCGAAATGCTGGCTAAAGCTGCGGTTGACCCTGGCTCAAGTGCGCTTCATCAAGAGCTTTTAAGCTCAACTAGAGGTATGACACAGTATTCGACGTATTACCCTAAAGATGCCGAACCTGTAACCGTCGCGCCTATTTTCTCTGTATTCAAAGAGAAGTATAAAGCAACGCTGATCGCGATTGATACGGGGAGTGGTATAGAGCTTAATCCGGAGTTAGACCAAGTTGTCAGCAGCGGCACTAAGTTGTTTTACATTGCCGATGAGCGAATTGATCATTTCGATTGGAAAGGCTTTTAG
- the ybgF gene encoding tol-pal system protein YbgF gives MFSNTKRVILLSLLASAANTTFAAPAPVSDLNSTATNSTSSSRSASNESDIERLERLLQNRNLVQLQMQQQIDDMALEISELRGELERNSYDMKQMLERQRELFIELDRVRGEVKAAGTATVAVAASEGSKDASGTFSTDVDEQTAYQNAVDMILKQRDYTGAIAAFQKFQKDFPDSTFTPNTHYWLGQLYFAKKQDKEAVKSFAAVVSYKDSNKRSDALVKLGDIATRNNNATQAKKYYQQVVTEYPNSASAKVAKTHL, from the coding sequence ATGTTCAGTAACACAAAGCGAGTCATTTTGCTTTCGTTACTGGCAAGTGCAGCGAACACTACGTTCGCTGCACCAGCTCCAGTATCCGATCTCAATAGCACCGCAACAAATTCAACATCTTCCTCTCGATCAGCATCTAACGAATCAGATATTGAGCGTTTAGAGCGCTTGCTTCAAAACCGTAATCTCGTTCAGCTTCAAATGCAGCAGCAAATCGACGACATGGCACTGGAGATCAGTGAACTTCGTGGTGAGCTGGAACGAAACAGCTACGATATGAAACAAATGCTAGAGCGCCAACGTGAACTGTTCATTGAACTGGACCGCGTGAGAGGCGAGGTGAAAGCAGCAGGAACAGCAACGGTAGCAGTAGCGGCGAGCGAAGGCTCTAAAGATGCTTCTGGTACGTTCAGTACTGATGTTGATGAGCAAACCGCTTATCAAAATGCTGTAGATATGATTCTAAAGCAGCGAGACTATACGGGTGCGATCGCAGCATTCCAAAAGTTTCAAAAAGACTTCCCAGACTCTACCTTCACGCCTAACACCCATTATTGGTTAGGTCAGCTTTATTTCGCTAAAAAGCAAGATAAGGAAGCTGTGAAGAGCTTTGCCGCTGTTGTGTCATACAAAGACTCTAACAAGCGCTCTGATGCTCTGGTTAAGCTTGGTGACATAGCTACGCGTAACAATAACGCGACGCAAGCTAAGAAATATTACCAACAAGTCGTAACCGAGTACCCAAACAGTGCTTCGGCTAAAGTGGCTAAAACCCACTTGTAA
- a CDS encoding FecCD family ABC transporter permease, translated as MMIEPCTLQNSGSGSVVRFGQFSFCYQPSHILVALILLISVFAIATYSITLGKFNISLPQVADIILGVGEGGVKERIIFNIRLPKVLTAVFVGAALGISGAVFQSVSRNALGSPDVIGFTTGAATGAIAQIVLFEQGAIEVAIAAIVGGVITAVIVYLLAVKAGVVGGYRLILTGIGIGSILSALNSLMLVKGNLDNAILANLWLAGSLHARTWTHVYPVLIGVFLLLPFMMMLKRALAMIEMGDDIATQLGIRVERVRLSMIFFAVVLAAFATGAAGPIAFIALAAPQLVGRLRKSRALSLFSSALMGALLVLTADVLIQWLPFQASVPIGRMTGIVGGIYLIWLLTRSRQF; from the coding sequence ATGATGATTGAGCCTTGCACTCTTCAAAATTCTGGCTCGGGAAGTGTTGTACGCTTCGGTCAGTTTTCTTTCTGTTATCAACCGTCTCATATACTTGTCGCATTGATTTTGTTGATATCAGTTTTCGCTATCGCAACTTATTCCATAACATTGGGTAAGTTTAATATCTCGTTGCCTCAAGTGGCCGATATCATTCTTGGGGTTGGAGAGGGGGGCGTAAAAGAGCGAATAATTTTTAACATAAGACTACCTAAGGTTCTTACTGCGGTCTTTGTTGGGGCTGCGTTAGGCATTTCTGGTGCGGTATTTCAATCGGTATCAAGAAATGCTCTTGGTTCTCCTGATGTCATTGGCTTTACTACGGGGGCTGCGACCGGTGCAATTGCTCAAATAGTTTTGTTTGAGCAAGGGGCAATCGAAGTGGCAATCGCGGCGATAGTCGGTGGAGTAATCACGGCCGTTATCGTTTACTTACTTGCGGTAAAAGCAGGAGTGGTTGGAGGGTATCGCTTAATACTCACTGGTATTGGGATCGGGTCCATTTTGAGTGCGCTGAACAGCCTGATGTTAGTTAAGGGTAATTTAGACAATGCCATTTTGGCTAATCTATGGCTTGCAGGATCACTGCATGCTAGGACATGGACACATGTTTATCCTGTACTTATAGGGGTATTTCTCCTCCTCCCTTTTATGATGATGCTAAAGCGTGCGCTTGCCATGATAGAGATGGGGGATGACATCGCAACTCAGCTGGGTATCCGAGTAGAGCGAGTCCGTCTTTCTATGATTTTCTTTGCTGTGGTCTTAGCCGCATTCGCGACAGGAGCTGCTGGGCCTATTGCCTTTATTGCCCTTGCTGCTCCTCAATTAGTTGGTCGATTGAGAAAGTCGCGAGCATTATCCTTGTTCTCCTCAGCTCTTATGGGCGCGTTGTTGGTCTTAACTGCGGATGTTTTAATTCAATGGTTGCCTTTTCAAGCAAGCGTGCCGATAGGCAGGATGACGGGTATTGTAGGTGGCATATATTTAATTTGGCTATTGACCCGATCTCGCCAGTTTTAA
- a CDS encoding siderophore-interacting protein: protein MSDQPVRLHPMLLDFVRKEKISKHLLRVTVTGDSLKGFPEDQNGTHIKVFFPNRASGILQLPYREGETVIWPEHKPVPRAYTVRKYRADVNELDIDFVIHGTDSPGGGWAIKAEQGFQIGLVGPAGPDPLLEPADWHIIAGDLTAVPAISAILESLPSDTQGYVFIEIEDAADKHDIQHPQGLVLKWLIRDENSDQYLLSEAISGLIAPNGSHSLSAFIAGENESVIACRKALKQEYKLSKKDMYAIPYWKRGKDEEAYHDERHEVMDEEY, encoded by the coding sequence ATGAGCGATCAACCAGTGCGTTTACATCCGATGTTGTTGGACTTTGTTCGTAAGGAGAAGATCTCAAAGCATCTACTGCGAGTAACTGTTACGGGCGACTCTTTAAAAGGGTTCCCTGAAGATCAAAATGGTACACACATAAAAGTGTTTTTCCCCAATAGAGCTAGTGGGATATTGCAGTTACCTTACCGAGAAGGTGAAACTGTGATTTGGCCTGAGCATAAACCCGTGCCTCGAGCCTATACCGTAAGAAAGTATCGAGCTGATGTGAATGAGCTTGATATCGATTTCGTGATCCACGGAACCGATTCTCCCGGTGGCGGATGGGCGATTAAAGCAGAACAAGGCTTCCAAATTGGCCTTGTAGGTCCTGCTGGGCCTGACCCATTACTTGAACCCGCAGATTGGCATATTATTGCGGGAGACCTAACAGCAGTACCAGCCATTAGTGCTATTTTGGAGAGCCTTCCCTCTGACACTCAAGGCTATGTATTTATCGAGATAGAGGATGCCGCAGATAAGCATGATATTCAGCATCCGCAAGGTCTGGTTCTGAAGTGGCTAATTAGAGACGAAAATAGCGATCAATATCTATTGAGCGAAGCTATTTCCGGCTTAATTGCACCGAATGGATCTCACTCGCTTTCGGCTTTCATTGCGGGTGAAAATGAAAGCGTGATTGCGTGTCGTAAAGCGCTTAAACAAGAGTACAAGCTGTCAAAAAAAGATATGTATGCGATTCCTTACTGGAAACGAGGTAAGGATGAAGAAGCGTACCATGATGAACGTCATGAAGTTATGGATGAAGAGTACTAA
- a CDS encoding ABC transporter ATP-binding protein, translated as MSLSTPVKSKTTSRLNGSNLKLAYENRVICENLELHIPEGKFTVIVGPNGCGKSTLLRSLCRLLKPSKGQICLDGQNIQKVPAKELARELGLLPQSSQAPEGIRVVDLVARGRYPHQKLFKQWSLDDQEAVFQALEDTGVTDLAERQVDELSGGQKQRVWIAMVLAQKTPIVLLDEPTTYLDVAHQIDLLELFRSLNREKKHTIVAVLHDLNQACRYADHLIAFAGGEIVAQGEPKSLIDAKLVKQVFGLDSVIIDDPVSHTPLIVPLGK; from the coding sequence ATGAGCCTATCGACACCGGTTAAATCCAAAACAACCTCTCGACTAAATGGAAGTAACCTTAAACTTGCATACGAGAATCGCGTTATTTGTGAAAATCTCGAACTTCATATTCCTGAAGGTAAATTTACGGTCATTGTCGGACCCAACGGGTGCGGAAAGTCGACCTTATTGAGAAGCTTATGCCGTTTATTGAAACCTTCTAAAGGCCAAATTTGTCTAGATGGTCAGAATATCCAAAAAGTACCAGCTAAAGAGTTGGCGAGAGAGTTGGGGTTACTTCCCCAAAGTTCACAAGCTCCAGAAGGGATTCGAGTCGTTGATTTGGTAGCAAGAGGCCGTTATCCGCATCAAAAACTGTTTAAGCAGTGGAGCTTAGATGATCAAGAGGCGGTCTTCCAAGCGCTGGAAGATACTGGTGTCACCGATTTGGCCGAGAGGCAGGTTGATGAACTATCAGGAGGTCAGAAACAACGAGTTTGGATTGCAATGGTATTAGCACAAAAGACACCGATAGTATTACTTGATGAGCCGACAACTTATTTGGACGTCGCACACCAGATCGATTTGTTGGAGTTGTTCCGCAGCCTCAATAGAGAGAAAAAACACACTATCGTCGCCGTGCTGCATGATTTGAATCAAGCCTGTCGTTATGCGGATCATCTGATTGCATTTGCTGGTGGAGAAATTGTCGCACAAGGGGAACCTAAGTCTTTAATTGACGCCAAACTCGTTAAGCAAGTATTTGGCTTAGATAGCGTTATTATTGATGATCCCGTAAGTCATACTCCATTGATTGTGCCTCTGGGGAAGTAA
- a CDS encoding UPF0149 family protein, producing the protein MTLQDILALPELEGKLITEHKTMGFVTAMAAAPNVLTPHEWLPFLWGGEEVAPFTDGEQLESYIEVIIALWNKTRPELIEGTWVWPEACQLDDAEVVNTAARDFCEGLLQGWQIARDDWETLMPEDSEDNALVGGVLLSLSMLYDPETSIATLAEQGIEGLEQFEEIFNAVPVMLCGLTQRGIALAEAQ; encoded by the coding sequence TTGACTTTACAAGATATTCTTGCGCTTCCAGAGTTGGAAGGAAAGCTAATCACAGAACACAAAACCATGGGCTTTGTCACTGCAATGGCAGCCGCTCCAAATGTGTTAACTCCTCATGAATGGCTACCATTCCTTTGGGGTGGCGAAGAAGTCGCGCCTTTTACCGACGGTGAACAGCTGGAAAGCTACATTGAAGTTATCATCGCGCTTTGGAACAAAACCCGCCCAGAACTGATCGAAGGTACTTGGGTATGGCCTGAAGCTTGTCAATTAGATGATGCAGAAGTTGTAAATACAGCCGCTCGCGATTTTTGTGAAGGCTTACTTCAAGGTTGGCAGATAGCCCGTGATGATTGGGAAACACTGATGCCCGAAGACAGCGAAGACAACGCATTGGTCGGCGGCGTGTTGCTTTCACTAAGCATGCTTTACGATCCAGAAACTTCCATTGCTACGCTTGCAGAACAAGGCATCGAAGGCCTTGAGCAATTTGAAGAGATCTTTAATGCTGTGCCAGTGATGCTTTGCGGGTTAACGCAACGCGGTATCGCATTAGCCGAAGCTCAATAA
- a CDS encoding FecCD family ABC transporter permease, which produces MTSITSPAEAFEQIRNGQRRLWLMAGVVLLFFASCFSIFIGTHYISPIVTLDAIFSFDPTNSDHLLVVHLRIPRTLLALVVGGALGVAGVIMQGLTRNPLADPGILGVNAGATVAIVSAIAFLGIHDMAYVMWFGLLGAAVSGAGVFALAGVNKGVNPVRVVLAGTALSVVLLALTHMITINSNEMVFEQYRHWAVGSFQGRGYDVLIPAAMLIAIGLVIAFSLSKALDTVSLGDDIGHALGVNPIKIWCFASIAIVVLAGTSTAAAGPISFVGLTAPHIARMAAGPDHKWLMPFSLLIASILAVVADVLGRIVGYPNEISVGIMIALIGGPFFVFLVKRWKISPL; this is translated from the coding sequence ATGACAAGTATTACTAGTCCTGCAGAAGCATTTGAACAGATAAGAAATGGACAACGACGACTATGGCTGATGGCGGGAGTCGTTTTGTTATTTTTTGCCTCGTGTTTTAGCATTTTTATCGGCACGCATTACATATCGCCGATAGTGACTTTGGATGCGATTTTTTCTTTTGATCCAACCAACAGTGATCATCTATTGGTTGTCCACCTTCGAATTCCACGCACCTTGTTAGCTTTAGTTGTTGGCGGTGCGCTTGGTGTTGCAGGCGTTATCATGCAAGGCTTAACTCGTAACCCATTAGCAGACCCTGGGATACTCGGTGTCAATGCGGGGGCGACAGTTGCCATAGTCTCAGCGATAGCCTTTCTGGGTATCCATGATATGGCCTATGTGATGTGGTTTGGTTTGCTTGGGGCGGCTGTTTCCGGAGCGGGTGTTTTTGCCCTTGCTGGGGTAAATAAAGGGGTTAACCCTGTAAGAGTTGTATTGGCGGGAACTGCTTTGTCGGTTGTGTTGCTTGCACTGACTCATATGATCACAATAAACAGCAATGAAATGGTGTTTGAACAATATAGACATTGGGCTGTGGGGTCATTTCAAGGGCGAGGTTACGATGTCTTGATCCCGGCTGCCATGTTAATAGCCATTGGATTAGTAATCGCATTTTCATTAAGTAAAGCCTTGGATACTGTCTCGTTAGGGGACGATATTGGTCATGCCTTAGGTGTTAACCCGATCAAAATATGGTGTTTTGCTTCTATTGCTATTGTGGTTTTAGCGGGGACCTCTACTGCGGCGGCTGGTCCTATCAGCTTTGTTGGTCTTACTGCCCCTCATATTGCAAGGATGGCGGCGGGGCCTGATCATAAATGGTTAATGCCTTTCTCTTTACTGATTGCATCCATTCTGGCAGTTGTCGCTGATGTACTAGGCCGGATCGTCGGGTATCCCAATGAGATCAGTGTCGGCATTATGATTGCTCTAATCGGCGGGCCATTCTTTGTATTCTTAGTGAAACGTTGGAAGATATCTCCCCTATGA
- the fepB gene encoding Fe2+-enterobactin ABC transporter substrate-binding protein, whose protein sequence is MRINVIFKINFVFKIIVVFLISASASVFAETEMTYKNTYPKTFVNADGSQTVLPSKPTRILSTSVTISGTLLAIDAPLAATALTYEGKFFSQWADIAEQRSVEKAWPAGSVDLESAYIYEPDLIVVAWRGGDSARDQIAEFKQIAPTIILDYTAQSWQDLALRLGQATGLEEQAQQKISQFELFVNQSKNKLKIPEGETNIVAYFGPGATNAIALEDGVHADLLIDLGFKMEVQNRQWHDNTVPLSDFMRVHFELLTQLKADTTFLLEASDDSANRFMHDPILNNLPSVQNKQVFGLGENSFRIDMYSATEIVNDIVQLFERDTNAG, encoded by the coding sequence ATGAGAATCAATGTAATTTTTAAAATTAATTTCGTGTTTAAGATCATTGTTGTTTTTTTGATTTCAGCTTCGGCTTCTGTTTTCGCAGAAACCGAAATGACATATAAAAATACTTATCCCAAGACTTTCGTCAATGCGGATGGCTCACAGACAGTGCTCCCATCTAAACCGACTCGAATCCTTTCTACCTCGGTGACGATTAGTGGGACGCTACTGGCTATTGATGCTCCTTTAGCCGCAACAGCACTCACTTATGAAGGGAAGTTTTTTAGTCAATGGGCAGATATTGCTGAACAGAGAAGCGTCGAAAAGGCATGGCCTGCTGGCAGCGTTGATTTAGAGTCTGCCTATATCTATGAACCTGATTTGATTGTTGTAGCATGGCGCGGTGGTGATTCGGCGAGAGATCAAATCGCTGAATTTAAGCAAATAGCACCAACCATTATTTTGGATTACACCGCACAATCATGGCAAGACTTGGCTTTGAGGCTTGGACAGGCGACAGGGTTAGAAGAACAAGCCCAACAAAAAATTAGCCAGTTTGAGTTGTTCGTTAACCAGAGTAAAAACAAACTAAAGATACCAGAAGGCGAAACCAATATTGTGGCGTATTTTGGACCTGGAGCAACCAATGCTATCGCATTAGAGGACGGCGTTCATGCCGACTTGCTCATTGACCTCGGTTTCAAAATGGAAGTGCAAAATCGTCAATGGCATGACAACACCGTGCCTTTATCAGATTTTATGCGCGTCCACTTTGAACTGCTGACTCAACTTAAAGCTGATACCACATTTTTGCTAGAAGCGAGTGATGACAGCGCTAATCGATTTATGCACGACCCAATCCTGAACAACCTTCCGTCCGTCCAGAATAAACAAGTCTTTGGTTTAGGTGAAAATTCATTTCGTATCGATATGTATAGTGCTACTGAAATCGTTAACGACATTGTTCAGCTTTTTGAACGAGATACAAATGCAGGCTAA